The Helianthus annuus cultivar XRQ/B chromosome 15, HanXRQr2.0-SUNRISE, whole genome shotgun sequence genomic sequence tctcgatcgtaattgtagtttttcatcgtctcgAGTTGTGccgatatgagctcgcgagcctccgactctctttttttcctcaattcgatcgcctccaattctaccgcttgcttcgcttctttcatggcggtgtacactttgaattgtgccgccaactcggccgagcttccctcggacgatgtagcttgacgcttgtctcgccgttgtgcTCTTTGTGGCGAGGGATCTTCGTTCATATCCGGTATTGAAAAGTCTacgtcaacgggctttcttttatgtgccgaaccttcaccttcctcgcccatcaatgggacttgggcccatttctcgtgttttcgaacgacctcccacgccTCGATGTGTTGAAAACCGCTTGGAAATCTTTCCTTAAATTCTTTTAACGCGATTTTCATCACGTCGAGATCTTGACATCCGCTTgctcgtgtgcgatcctacatgttataaaataaaaaaaaaatataaagtgTTAAAAAAGTATGAActtggaaaaaaaataaaaaatatgcaatgttaaaaaaaatataatttttaccgcttgttggtataggccgttgaaaaagtttattttcgaatgcatcgggttccatttagaccgtacttgatgaacggtccggttacttccaccgATAGTTTTGTTAAAGTGCTCTAAAATTTTACCCCAAAAACTTTCGCGACTTTGTTGATTGCCCTTTTTTTTGTTGGTAGAacaatgtacccacgccttcgccaacgcctcttcttgttcTTTTGTCCATTTTTCGCTCACCGTTTTCCCTTTTTTTTCTCGAGCCTCGTCTTCTTCGTTGCCCGCGTCTTCGTCCACATTATATTCATATTCCTCGTCGTCgtcgtcgcccaaattttgagtttcgggcactacctcaTCGTCCTCGTCGTCCTCGTCaataggtagaggacgttcgacatttcctcgtgtagaaggaactTGTGGAGAACGATAAGcatatgggtcgaaggcgggggattgaggaggagcgtccattgatagcaaattttgaaaatagccgaaattgggttgttgggtgttgtaaaacgaggggtgtggaggttgttggaaaaaaaacgggggttgtgaagtgtatccgaaagggggttgtggttgagcatttgcaccgctcgaaccatctcgagacggtttcgagacccgtcccttagtttttttcttggcctcgcggggtcggttctccattgctcggtgtataaaaaataaaaagtggaGGGGGTTTGgttggagagtataaaaaataaaaagtgaaatGGTTGTGGTTGgagagtttaaaaaaatatagagaATGAGATGGGTTGTGTATAAAAAAAGGGTGAGAATGAGTTGGGTATTTATATTAGTTtaaaaaaagtgatttttttttattaaaaagtcgACCGTTCAACGGTCATCTCCTCGATCCACGCAACATTTACATCGGTGAACCACCACCCAAAATCAAccccgattcgggaccccgcggggatggcggcggtgttcccgatcggggaaagcCTTCACCGATCCACTCCCTGATTGCGCCCCGTACACCCTAAAAAGATTGCAAAAACAAAGGTTATCCGTTGTAAAGAAATTAAAACATCTtctttaaataaattaaaacataAAGAACATCCGGTGTAATTCCGTTGGTTAAAGAACAACGCCTAAAATTTTGCTGAAACTTAAAAGACGTAAATTACAATTTACCTGAAAAATTATGAAAACACATCACATAATTTAAATTGAAATGTTCCAATCATCAATAGTGTACATGATATTCAACCAAGTTTTTCCacttacttttttttttatttagttttgttCTAGTAATAACCTAGGTATTGATTCATAAGTCACTTCTTAACAATATTTTAAAGAGTGTCGATATGTAATATTTATAATACAATTAATATTGATTCAACAATTTATGTTTTAGATGGACGCGATACCATGTTTGATGTTATACATACAACAACAAAAGCACTTTAGGATGTGCTTTTCTTTTTTAAATCATTTCCTTTTAGAGTCTATATCTAGTGATCTCTTTATTTAAAGGTTGCAACTTTTTGAGTGtgctttttaacttttttattgttttgttaaATTTTATATTATCTCTAATCCATTCAGTCATGACCATTTCCAATTCTTTAACTTATAATAAAAACTGGCATCCATCACTATTATGATATGAAAAACCATTATGTGTTAGCATTAATGCAATGTAGCCGCAACATATATGCGTGTGTGCTTAGCGACGATTGTTCGAATGTGGACGTTGAGTGAGAAGGTGGCGTTTTCTGCAACATGTAATCTTCATACGATCATAGAACTAATGCAACGCTTTGATCGTGTGTGGCAAAAGAGAGAATAAGAGTTGGGAACTCttgacttcgtcttatatcgtcTATGATAAATATTGAATAATTTAGTTAAACCCGACTTTGTTAACAAAGTGAATAACACAACCAAAGTTAACAAAGTCAGTAAACTAAACTAAGTAATACCTTAATTAAGAACACTAGTGTGCTTAACAATAGGAAGTCGACTATTACAACAAAATTAACAAATCCTTaattacaaaacatgtttcttgaATGAGCATAGAGGGGACGTTATACATgttggattaggatcaaatacaaaggatcctaattgtaagaagtgtaagaaggatttatagagtgacaagtgtccaataacctaaaaaaacccactacacaaaaaaaaaccccactacaaaaaaaaaaaaaaaaaaaaaaaaaaaaaaaacttaaacatccaccaccaccaaaaacctaaaccccccccccctcacccaccctaaaaaaaatatatatatataattttttttttttttttttttttgccgagggggtgaggggtgggggtttcggtttttgggtgggggtgggtgtttagtttttttttaggtttttgggggttggggggggggggggggttaggtttttttaggtttttttgggggggggggggtggggggtttggttttttttaggtttttgaggggtgggggtggggggggggtttaggtttttttgggggttttttggtgaggtatagttttttttgttttttttgcccgggggggggggggggggtttaggtttttgggtgtggggggggggttaggttttgggtggtggtggggtggggtgggggtgggtgtttaggtttttggttgtgatgtaatgggtttagttttaggttattggacacttgtcactctataaatccttcttacacttcttacaattagaagcctttgtagaataacttgaccccaTAGACGTTATTGGCTACATGTTTACATACAAATATACAGTAGTCAGACCACAGtttgaagtaaaaaaaaaaatagaattcgAGAGTAatgaaaaaaataacaaaatttaatacaTCATACGTTCAATCAAAGTGAAGAAAGTTAGGTAAGAAATATGTTCAATAATTAAGAAAAAGCAACAAAGTAAGACACAAGTcaacaaagttaaaaaaataaaaccaagAAAGTAACAAAGTcaataaaaatgtaaatcaataaAGTAGAGTAAATGTAAAATGAAAATAGAGAAATCCACAGTTTTCATCAATTACAAACTCTTACTTCTCATCCAATTATCAAACAAAGTAACAATTAAACATCATCAAAGTTGAAACATCCATGAATTCAAATTTAATATATCTTGAGACCATGCAAAATGAAAGGAATTTTTATTTATAGAGTTAACTGTAATTTTCGTTCATGTGGTTTGATGGAAAATGCCACTTCAGTCTAAAAAAAAATTTGCGCCAGTTCTTCCCTCAACATTTTGAAAACgtgtcatttcagtccaaaaagatAACGCCCGTTAAAAACGTTGAGGACGGAACTGGCGCAAGGCGTTatctttttggactgaaatgacacATTTCCAAAATGTTGAGGAGAGAACTTgcgcaatttttttttttttggactgaagtggcatttttcatcaaaccacagggacgaaaatggcagttaacacTTATTTTTATAATCTTGGAAATTTagaaaataaaaatggatattaTTGAAATGATCTCACCCATCTCTCCTaaattcaaatatatatatatatatatatatatatatatatatatatatatatataatttgattGTCTAAGCAAATATAAGATTCACATGTGTTCCTAGAATAAACTAGTTTGATTGTTTAGTTATACAACGTACACTACACAACATGGGTAGATAAACGAtacaaatttaaagaaaaaacatataaaaaagttTGCTTGATGATTTTTAATATACATTACTTACGTTTATGTACGTAAGAAGTACAAAGATAGAGTTTAGGGTTTAGGAAATATTAATAAAGTTATGTAATATGTAGTGCTATTATTTACGTGTGTTGCTTAATATATGTGCGTAATTAGTTATATATGGTTGCGTAGTCATTTATAATTTGCACAATGATGTAAAATAAGGGCTGTAAACGAGTAGAGTCAAGTCGAGCTAGGGTGGTCTTAAGCTAGTGCTCAAAATTCAACGAGGCAGCTCAGCTCAGTTTGAGCTTGAGATAGAAGTTAAACGAGCCTAAGAACGAGCCAACAAGCTGAGCCATGAGCCAAGAGCTCGACTCAGTTACAAAATGAGCTCACTTGGCTCAGGTCGTTTTAAATTGAGTTTCTTTAGCTAGATTTTTTCAAGCTTAGTCGAGCGAGTTACGAGCCTCGAGCTGCTTTATGAATAGCTCTTACCTTTTGGGCAAAACTCATGTCCCATCCTCATAACTTCATATCCTTTACACGTGATTGAAAATCACATTTTACATTAACTCACCTTTCTTTTTCCCTCTCCTGTATATACACTTAAAAATTTTACATAACTATTTTATTCctttataagtttttttttttcatttatttccGTCACTATATTAagattttaaaagttataaaaaaataaacccAAAAAAGATCAAACAACTTTAAACATTATAGAATTCCATAGAAGTTTAAAAACTCCAAGTAAACATAAAGCAAAGGCAACTTTTTTAAACAAGTAATCTAACAAACATTTGTATATAATGATTAAATACTCAAACTATTAACAAAACAAATTTAAAACGAATAAATTTATTATCAGAtatttaatttataaaataaaattaaacaaGTCACTTTCAAAAAGGAATCTCTTTCTTATATCATATGGGACCCACTCTCaacttaaaaatataattttgttACACACCCTTTTACTCCACTTTCAATAAAAAATAATGAAATGTCACTTACAATAATATTGTAGCGAAAGCGAGTGAATTTGTTGCAAAAATCACATCATATAATATAAGTATCAAAAACCATGTATTAAATATAGGACCAATGCTAGATGATATTTATTCAAGAGATAATATTTAAAGTATATTTGAAGTTCAAGATAATAGAATAACTTTGTGTAGTTCCCTAGTTTGGAGTTTGGATCTCACCGGAAAGAGTATCTCTATCTTTTGTGATAGATTTAACATTTGCTTACATCTCACAATTTTCAAATGTTATTAATTTGGCCGTAAGTGAGATTTGAATGTGTATGATTGTTGATTATATTAGTTTGTTACCTCACGTAAAACCAAGGATAGCTTGTTATGTAATTCGTTATATATACTAATCTAAACATAAAAATCATGGTAAGTTGTATTAAATTTTACGTGGTATCGGCCTAAAGTCTAAACTATTGATCCCTACTAATGTCTCTCTTTCTTCGATCAACTACCTCCTAGCCTAGCAGCCGACTTCCTCCTTTTGATCATCCCATAGCCGCCGCAATCACCACTTCTTTTCAAATATCATTGACGGCATTATTCCTATTGCCACATTACTACTACACATGCTTACTATTAAGCTATCCTCGACCAGTTTTACCTTTTAGGATGTGTTGGTGTATATATTAATCGCATTATTTTTTAGGATGGTAAAGTTAGAACATGTGATGGAAATGTTACAATCATCCTGATGTTATAAGCTTAAAGACATGTGAAAACGACAAAAATGATCGCCAAACCCATACACAGAAGGACTGCTATTGATGCGCACATACAACTCTGAAGTGGGAACCTACGCATGATAGAGACGAGTTATAAGTAAAGAAAGGAATCcgacatacacacacatacaacTCTATAGTGGTTCCATCTCAACATACAAGACCATAGGAGAGGTAAAGCAccttgataaaaaaaaaatgcTTTACAAAGTCTCTTAAGTACCTTCTACTCAAATtctgatgaaacacttgtgacAACATTGAGCATGCATACTAACCTTTCACTTCATTAGTTTTTCTATGTAAACAAACTCTTGTCTAGACTAAAATGCTATATTTTTCTTTCGATACTCAAAGAGGGGGATTGTTAAGAAATTGCTATATCCCAACTTCTTATTTTGTAATTCCTAAGATAAAAGTATCAAAGAAATCTAAATATAAGAATACACTCAGAAGTATCTGAACACAACTCAGAGACCTCAACTTTTCATTCAGAGGGGCAGAGGGCTATATGAGCTTAAAACATATTTACAACTTGATAGTTAGATTTTATAGTTTCTACATTTCTTCATAATCAGACctaaagagtgaattgcaagttttgtcctttatctttaagccattttgcaagttttgtcctttatgtttaaatttgacgagttttgtcctttatgtttaaaaatcaaacacgttttaccctttgggcatttaaaatcaagcacgttttgtcctttatgtttaaaaatcaagcacgttttgtcctttatgtttaaaaaatcaagcacgttttgtccttaaaaatcaagcacgttttgccccaaagggtaaaacatgcttgattttcaaacataaaggacaaaactcgtcaaatttaaacataaaggacaaaacttgcaaaatggcctaaagataaaggacaaaacttgcaattcactccaGACCTAAAACATTATAATACCGTTGTAATGGTTACACACACGTCATAACATATTTTAACTTTACATATAACGTATTTTAACTTTCGTTGTAATCAATCGTACATCAGccatgaagttttttttttttgacaaaaataCTATACTCGAACTAAATAGGATAAATTATTTCCAACTAGCAAAATTAGTAACTTAAGAATTTCTAAGTCAAAAACTAAAGGCTTTGACTTTGTTTTAGTTAAAGGTAGAAGTCGACAAATCGGGTGTTTTTGCCAAACCAGTTCGGGTCGTAAATCAAATTGGTTTGGTCAACTTTGGTCAAAACCAGTTTGAGGAGAAACCGACGACTTGGATCATAAACCAGTTTTGGTTGAAACCGGTTTGAGACATAAACTATTACCCAAAACCGGTATttaaacaaagttctttttgggTCGGGTTGAAACCAGTGTGCCTAAAACCGGTTTGGGTGAAGAGAGGGGGAACCGATATACAAAAGTTCCATAAAGTATTGAATAAATTATAACATCATTGTATGAACTTTTGATTTTGGTTCAGTTTACGCTCAAAACTGACCCACGAACCTCTAATCAATAAAGACGGAAAAAAAGCACACAGTCGCAGATCATCTCAAAGAGCACCATGTGATGTCCTGAGACGCACTTATCTGGACAAGAACCTTACTTCCGAAACGCGTATCACATACCCTCTACGCGTTGACTAACAAGAGCAATAAACTACCAAAATCTGAACTATGTTTAAAACAACATGAAACAAACCAAATTGTATGCAGAACATAGGttttaacaaaaatttaaaaataacaaCTCACTGGTTGAGCAACTGTTTTGCAACCCTTTTTTCCATGTTACGAAACCAGTTTCTGCACGAACAATAAGAAATATTATAAAGATAATAGAATAAAATGCtaaattaaaacaataataacCTAACCTCAATCTTCTTCTTCAGATGCTTCATTCAACCACTGAATAAACTTCTCTGATTGTTTAACGAAAACTTTATCCGATTCATCGGCACCTTCTTTTTCTTCAGCCCAATTAAGAATAGCTTCTTCTTGAATAATGTCTTTATCGTACAACATATGCAAAATCTGCACAAACACAGCGGCAAACTCTTTCGCACTCTCCGAACACATTTCTTCAAATTTCAATATAACCTCTATTTCACCATCTACACTTTGAAGATACGGTTTTAACAGCTTCCCGTATCGCGACATCACATCATTAGCGTTTTTAACCAGACTTGCAGGTGAGGTATGCGTGGTATCAAGTGCTAATTTCATCATGGAATAAAATAACGCGCTAGCACAATCCTCAAGAGCCAAGTTGTATGATAACCGAAGCGAGTTGACTTCCAGGATTATATGGTCGTCTTTGACTTTTTCATGAACAGCCCTCAAAAACGTCGCTTCAATCTCTTTTTCGAAAATCTGTAGAGAATCGTCGATATTATCATCGTCAGATTCGTTACCTGATTCCTGCTCACCGGGAACCGCCAAAACGATGTCGTCTTGAATGTTGAGTTCAAGATTATCGAAAACCATTTGCGTAAGCTCGATTAGTTTTGTTTCAGGTATCGGTGCAACCGAATGCCGCCATTCTTCTTCATGGTCAACTTCGCTCATTGACCAAATGAAACCTCGCCCACCGATGCCGACCTCAGACGATTCCCATTCCGTACGCGAATTCCCGTTCTCGAGCGTATCGATTGTGTGTATGATTCCGCTGTTATTATCAGCGTATTCAAGTTCCTCATCACTGTCTTGCGTCACGGGCTGCGGGAGTAAAGAAACTTTGGAATACGCGGGGACCACGAATTCCTGTCCGACAACAACGTTGAAAGACAAAACTACCCCCGGTTCAAGAACCGACCCAGATTTCATAACAACCCCGTCACATAATATCGCTTGCTTTAGATTGCATCCATCTTCTATCGTAACGTTATTCCATATATAACAACCGTCGATCAACACATTACTCCCGATTTTACAACCGTCCCCAATAACCGAATTTGAAATTACCGTTTTACCACCGATACTACTTCCTTTCCCGATATACGTAAACGGACCGATTTCAGCCGAACGAGATTGTAATATCTCCGAGGCCCGATAAATCCCGTGTCTTTCGAGGTTTGTTGGATTGTTCAATGAAAACTGGACGTCTGGCACGAACGGGTACGTCCATCTTTGAATTATGTCTTTACTTATTGAATCGTAGCTTCGGAAATTATCGATTCTAGCAGCGTAATCCGAATGGATTTCATGAGTGAAGATTTTGAAACCCATTATATCATCAACAAGCAAACCTTTAACGAAATGACGGCGTAAATGCTGGTAATCGAAGTTGTCGGTGAATAAGCTAAGGACTTCAGGGGAGCAAATGTCAATATAACAATCTTGTTTATCGTTGTGGACGGAAATTGAAGGGTTTTCAGCGAGAAATGCTTTATCGAGAGTTAACGTTCCTTTCTGATCATCGGACTTATCATCGTAATATAACAACTGTTTCGTAGCGGGGTCGATTGCCATGAATAACTCATCGGTTCCTAAACGTGTTTGACGGGTGATTTGAGAcggttttgattgtttgatcacCATTGTCATTACAGCATTGCTGTCCTTTTGTCGTCTTTCTTTGTGTTCTTGAAGTGCTTCTGTAAGTATCATGTTGCTGACTGTATCACCGCTGATGAGTACAAAATCGCCGTTGATCACGTTTTTGTCGTAAATGAAACGTAAGGCGTCACCAGCACTGATGCAGTTGTGGGATTCGATTGTTGAGACGGAGAAATTTGGTTGGTTGACCCACTTTGACTTGTCGAGATAGTCGATTATTTGTTTTGAATGAGAACAGCAAAAGACGAAAACTTCTTCAACGTTTGCGGATTCAAGCCAGGCTAATGTGTAGTCAATCATAGGAGTGTTGACTATTGGTAGAAGTACTTTTGGACATTCGAGGGTGATCGGACGGAACTTTGTGGTGAAACTATCGGCCAATAAAATGGCTTTTAAAGGAACATGTGGCATGTCCTCTACCGCATCTTCTTTTCCACCTTTCTTAGCTCCCATTGTTTTGGTAGGTTTATTTTTCACGCCTGCAATCAAACAGAAACAGAAGCTATTGTTAAGTCACAGATAAACATAAAATTCAGTAACTCATGTGCTTTAACTTTGACCTCAAAAGAAGCATGAGCGACTCAATCTGATTTTTCATTAATTAATGATCATGGTATACCAGAAAGTTTGAACCAGAACTGACACTCGGACTCAGACACTGATTAACTACCATTGTTTctacaaaatcaaacaaattgTCGGGTAAATTCTGTTAGAAAGaatataaaatttttaaaaatataaaaaattaagaagtaaaatatatatgtatatataaaaatatgaagaaataaaataaaaaaaataataatataaaaaacaaGAAACCAAGTAGTAACTAGTAAGTAATGAATTTGAAGTCAAATAAATTGTTGGCTGATGTTCACTTAAGTCCATGATTTGGTTTGTTGTTTATAGAATTTCCTAGTGCTCCACCATACAGGTATGTTATTGGAAATAGACAGTTGAGTAATCAATAATCAtgaggtaaaatgtctgcagtctgcggaccacatctgcagacatctgcagCAGAAGAGATGGACCAAACCTCTTCAGTCTGccagaagaagactgtttgttttttaacagGTCTTTAAGCATGTAAGTTTTAAGTCATTTCATGATACATATCGCAGATACACCCGCAGATACTGTAGATGTTATAAATACTTTGGTTTCTAATAACTAACAAGCATAAAAGCATCAGGTACAAGTTCAGGACACATATACATAGATGTTCTTATTATATCGAATCTTCGTATGCATATGCATATGCATCTGCATACATTCCACAAAATATCATCCATTATACCTAGATGCACAAACAACAGGTCAATAAACCAAAATCAACAAACAGCAGGTCAAAAAACCAAAATCAACTCTACTGAAACGTATAGATGCACAAACAGCAGGTCAAAAAAACCAAAATCAACAACAAATTAGGGTTCACTGAAACGTATAGATGCACGATTTCGACAATTTCAGGCTCAATTTGTGTTCGATTTGAAACCCTATCGATATGTTAAACAGCAGCGACGGGCAAACAATAAACCCTATCGATATGTTAAACAGCAGCGATGGTTTGTTGAAAAACATACCTTGAAATGAGAAGAGGGCAGCGATGGTTTGATGAAAAACAACAGCAGTGACGGGTTTCTTTTGGGGGTAACAGCAGCGAGCAGgggaggaactagggttttttttgggggtgagAAGGAGAAGGAGTGTGTTTGTCGCTGGgcaaaaaggaaaaaaatgaGAAAGGTTTGAAGACATGAGTGCCCCGAAAGAATAAAAGGTATTCGAGAAAACAAGTAGTCTTCAGACCCAAAGGTCTGTGTGTGGTCTGTGTGGTGCAGACATAAGAAGTCAGGAAGCtctttttaaaaaacaaacagccccttagggTTCAATAGACAATCGAGGGTTCATATGGTTTAACTTTGTACACTACACTATTTAACttctaattattatttttttatttgatctataattttgtttataaattatcattttttaagtgtgaattattcgcgaatgtcgggaggtttagcatacgttgtcttaaccgggttcGCGCTAGAgagtagggatgagcatttggtatcaggtaccggtaccgaaccgtaccaggtatattcgttACCGATACCCACTTTCCCCGTTTTTGGTACCGGTTTACGTGTAAAAAAGGATGTTCGAGAGTAAGAAAGAAGTTAAAACACCCATCATGAGAATGAAATATAAGGAAAGGCTGAGAAAGAATAATACATTGAAGTGGATAAGTAAATTACGCATATTAACACCACAAAGCAGAAAAATAAAGTTTTCTATTGGGATATGTTTATAATTGATGATTGCAAAACTAAGTACTAGGTTTTAGTTATTAGTATTGAAGTTTGGCATTACTAATTTGAGCTAACACTGAAGTATGAAGGTGCTGTAGATTATAAGGTATTGAATATGTTAGGTACCGAAGACTAAGTGAAGTACATAAGGATGGAGTGTGATACTGAGTTTAACTCAATGTTGAGATGTATTTAACTTAGGATACTGAAGGAAGACATGTATTGAAGTATGTTAGGTATTGAACTTATGGCTTTAGTACTAAAGTGAAACTAGTATTGTGCTTAATGTTACCACATAGAAGGCATGTCTAACTACTAAAGTTCGTTGCAACTGAAATTGACTAATGAGTTGTAGACTATGTAGCACGGGGACTCCATTTATGTGGCCGTACCCGTCTCGGGTACTTGTCGGGGACGGAAACACCATGGGTACTCGTCGGGGACGTTTCCTAAACATTTCCAATGTCCGGGACGTATCTGGTAGAAGTATCCAGCCCGTTTCcatttatttttagggtttttacccTTTCAAATTCCACAACCGGCCATTAAATAAATAGACCTATCATATTCGGCTTCTCTAATCTCTAAACTCTCAAGTCTCATCATCTCTAATTCTCTATCGAGTGCCGATCTCTCACTAGATGAACCATAATTTTAAAATGAtttgattattgataattaattacctttgaaagatgtagtatttttggaatttgtttaatgtatttttatttttttatattttttattgccGTACCCGTATCTTGGAATTTTGAGTTTTGCCGTTCCTCGTTCCCGTACCCCGATCCCGTACCCGTTCCAGTGCTACTTAGGTTGTAGATCAATACTGAAGCAAGAGTTTCTACTGAAGTTCTTGAAGATAAAGCAACAATATCGTTGGAGTTAATTACGATGATCGATTCAATATAACAAATTACTAAAGACACATAGAATCTTCTATAATTTTATGTTTATCCTGTATTCGATTTCTATAATATATTTGTTGACAATCATTCTAGGTTTAACATTAGCTACGAATTTTGAATACGTGTGACACTTTGTATAAAAAAACAACACTAAGGTTTGAGCAGCGGTTTGGGGCCGTCTATTTTGCCCTAATTAAAAAATATGTTAACAAAATCAATTCTGCAATCATAGAGATCAAAAGCAAGAACATATGGAGCAAACATTAAAATCATAATGATGTCTATTGCAGCAAGAACAGATCGATTGGTAGCCATACGAAATCGAGCAAACTAAAATCATGTAGCCATACGAAACTGAACAAAGAAAAATCGATGGGCAAAATAAAAATCGAGCAGAATCGAAGAGAAAAAGAACCTTAATCGAGCAGGATTGAAGAGGAAGA encodes the following:
- the LOC110910678 gene encoding translation initiation factor eIF-2B subunit epsilon → MGAKKGGKEDAVEDMPHVPLKAILLADSFTTKFRPITLECPKVLLPIVNTPMIDYTLAWLESANVEEVFVFCCSHSKQIIDYLDKSKWVNQPNFSVSTIESHNCISAGDALRFIYDKNVINGDFVLISGDTVSNMILTEALQEHKERRQKDSNAVMTMVIKQSKPSQITRQTRLGTDELFMAIDPATKQLLYYDDKSDDQKGTLTLDKAFLAENPSISVHNDKQDCYIDICSPEVLSLFTDNFDYQHLRRHFVKGLLVDDIMGFKIFTHEIHSDYAARIDNFRSYDSISKDIIQRWTYPFVPDVQFSLNNPTNLERHGIYRASEILQSRSAEIGPFTYIGKGSSIGGKTVISNSVIGDGCKIGSNVLIDGCYIWNNVTIEDGCNLKQAILCDGVVMKSGSVLEPGVVLSFNVVVGQEFVVPAYSKVSLLPQPVTQDSDEELEYADNNSGIIHTIDTLENGNSRTEWESSEVGIGGRGFIWSMSEVDHEEEWRHSVAPIPETKLIELTQMVFDNLELNIQDDIVLAVPGEQESGNESDDDNIDDSLQIFEKEIEATFLRAVHEKVKDDHIILEVNSLRLSYNLALEDCASALFYSMMKLALDTTHTSPASLVKNANDVMSRYGKLLKPYLQSVDGEIEVILKFEEMCSESAKEFAAVFVQILHMLYDKDIIQEEAILNWAEEKEGADESDKVFVKQSEKFIQWLNEASEEED